A genome region from uncultured Desulfovibrio sp. includes the following:
- a CDS encoding HMA2 domain-containing protein: METASFLRYVRSFLPGRVRLRHPALQQEAVARQTRQQILAVPGVRSVDINPLSGSVLLCYESGRIGRDRLVDMGVTLATWLDAVQDGQTLPPPEL; the protein is encoded by the coding sequence ATGGAAACGGCATCCTTTCTTCGCTATGTGCGCAGCTTTCTGCCCGGCAGGGTCCGCCTGCGCCATCCTGCTCTGCAACAGGAGGCCGTGGCCCGGCAGACCCGCCAGCAGATACTGGCCGTGCCCGGTGTGCGCAGTGTGGACATCAATCCCCTGAGCGGCTCCGTGCTGCTCTGTTACGAAAGCGGTCGCATTGGCCGGGACAGACTGGTGGACATGGGCGTGACCCTGGCCACCTGGCTGGATGCCGTGCAGGACGGGCAGACGCTTCCCCCGCCGGAACTGTAG
- a CDS encoding PHP domain-containing protein: MLHRKFIDLHTHSSASDGTDSPAELVRQAARAGLAAVALTDHDTLSGLPEAQEEGRRLGLDVIRGCELSTCTDRGEMHILGLWLPQHAAVLEERLEDIRRKRDTRNARMVDKLRALGIAITLEDVRREARGESVGRPHMAAVLVRQGVVPDITAAFREYLGAGAPAYVPREIMAPEEAVRLLAGLGATVSIAHPLQARHPDGWLEQWLERLLPCGLHALEAYHSEHSEAATRQCLDLARHFGLAVTGGSDYHGRNKPRIHLGTGYGGLRVPLSLLDDLLAQRRRLHLPVPDQPATPSCA, from the coding sequence ATGTTACACAGGAAATTCATTGATCTGCACACCCACAGCAGCGCCTCCGACGGTACGGACAGCCCTGCCGAACTGGTCCGCCAGGCAGCCCGGGCAGGGCTGGCAGCCGTGGCCCTCACCGATCACGATACCCTCTCCGGCCTGCCCGAAGCCCAGGAAGAAGGCCGGCGTCTGGGCCTGGACGTCATCCGCGGCTGCGAGCTGTCCACCTGCACGGACCGGGGCGAAATGCACATTCTCGGCCTCTGGCTGCCGCAGCATGCCGCCGTGCTGGAAGAACGTCTGGAGGATATCCGGCGCAAGCGCGATACGCGCAATGCCCGCATGGTGGACAAGCTGCGTGCCCTGGGCATTGCCATTACCCTGGAGGATGTCCGCCGCGAGGCCCGCGGCGAAAGTGTGGGGCGCCCCCACATGGCCGCCGTTCTGGTGCGGCAAGGCGTGGTGCCGGACATAACCGCCGCCTTCCGCGAGTACCTGGGGGCAGGCGCCCCGGCCTATGTTCCCCGCGAGATCATGGCCCCGGAAGAGGCCGTGCGCCTGCTGGCCGGTCTGGGGGCCACCGTGAGCATTGCCCACCCCTTGCAGGCCCGGCATCCCGACGGCTGGCTGGAACAGTGGCTGGAACGTCTGCTGCCCTGCGGCCTGCACGCCCTGGAAGCCTACCACAGCGAACATTCAGAGGCCGCCACCCGCCAGTGCCTGGACCTGGCACGCCACTTCGGCCTTGCCGTCACCGGCGGCAGCGACTACCACGGCCGCAACAAGCCGCGCATTCACCTGGGCACGGGCTACGGCGGTCTGCGCGTTCCCCTGTCCCTGCTGGATGACCTGCTGGCACAGCGGCGGCGCCTGCACCTGCCGGTACCGGACCAGCCTGCCACGCCGTCATGCGCATAG
- a CDS encoding FeoA family protein: protein MSNVISLRQMAVGQQGKIAAVEALGEMGRRIRDMGLIPGATVSVVGRAPLKDPVALRISGVTVTLRNSEADHIRIDVS from the coding sequence ATGAGCAATGTCATCAGTCTGCGTCAGATGGCCGTGGGCCAGCAGGGCAAAATCGCCGCCGTTGAGGCTCTGGGAGAAATGGGCCGCCGCATTCGCGATATGGGCCTGATTCCCGGCGCCACCGTGTCCGTGGTAGGCAGGGCGCCGCTCAAGGATCCTGTGGCCCTGCGCATTTCCGGGGTAACGGTTACCCTGCGCAACAGCGAGGCGGACCATATCCGCATCGACGTATCCTAG
- a CDS encoding lysylphosphatidylglycerol synthase transmembrane domain-containing protein: MLTAESGRRPAASFRRRLFLVLQWGISLLALGYALYGVDARVLWQAVQDYTLPAMLAAAGVVALDYACMGLRLRWLLPPGTSYGLSLRAVLLCVGYNNILPAKAGDAIKVLFLSRKTGCSVLQTGSVVLWERLLDVLSLLLVALLAYALGHTGQRLLLPVCLVLAGAALFFLLRHWSAWFHAAYARLFPGRVAALCSRLHTSLVDEVSPLWVARGFLCSLLIWTCYCASFWVVFCLVADMPLHVMQVLSVFAVTCLGMAVPSSPGGLGVFEGAVVLGLSWCGVEQSEALGAALFLHALHFIPQALAAVIINGRRDCWQAEGCKAPGGKDSCAP; the protein is encoded by the coding sequence ATGCTGACGGCCGAAAGCGGCAGGCGCCCTGCCGCGTCGTTCCGGCGCAGGCTGTTCCTGGTCCTGCAATGGGGCATCAGCCTGCTTGCCCTGGGCTATGCGCTGTATGGCGTGGACGCGCGGGTGCTCTGGCAGGCGGTGCAGGACTATACCCTGCCTGCCATGCTCGCGGCGGCGGGTGTGGTGGCCCTGGACTATGCCTGCATGGGACTGCGCCTGCGCTGGCTGCTGCCGCCGGGAACAAGCTATGGCCTGAGCCTGCGGGCCGTGCTGCTGTGCGTGGGCTATAACAATATTCTGCCGGCCAAGGCCGGAGATGCCATCAAGGTGCTTTTCCTGTCCCGGAAGACGGGCTGTTCCGTTTTGCAGACAGGCTCCGTGGTGCTCTGGGAGCGGCTGCTGGATGTGCTTTCCCTGCTGCTGGTGGCCCTGCTGGCCTATGCGCTGGGGCATACGGGGCAGCGCCTGCTGCTGCCTGTCTGTCTGGTGCTGGCAGGGGCGGCACTGTTCTTTCTGCTGCGTCACTGGTCGGCATGGTTCCACGCGGCCTATGCCCGCCTGTTTCCGGGGCGGGTGGCGGCGCTCTGTTCCCGCCTGCACACCAGTCTGGTGGACGAGGTTTCGCCGTTGTGGGTTGCGCGCGGTTTTCTTTGTTCCCTGCTTATCTGGACCTGCTATTGCGCCAGCTTCTGGGTGGTGTTCTGCCTGGTGGCGGACATGCCGCTGCACGTCATGCAGGTGCTGTCGGTCTTTGCCGTGACCTGCCTGGGCATGGCCGTTCCCTCTTCGCCGGGCGGTCTGGGCGTCTTTGAGGGCGCCGTGGTTCTGGGGCTTTCCTGGTGCGGTGTGGAGCAGAGCGAGGCCCTGGGGGCTGCGCTTTTTCTGCATGCCCTGCATTTCATTCCGCAGGCGCTGGCCGCGGTGATCATCAACGGCCGCCGGGACTGCTGGCAGGCCGAAGGCTGCAAGGCTCCGGGAGGAAAGGATTCATGCGCCCCATAA
- a CDS encoding DUF6110 family protein has protein sequence MEAMKYGLVFLGGLVLGAIGATAVSRGKVDLKPLATDLISRGMDVKDALLQKVESVREDVQDLAAEARARSDERKASQQADA, from the coding sequence ATGGAAGCAATGAAGTACGGCCTGGTTTTTCTGGGCGGCCTGGTGCTGGGCGCCATCGGCGCTACGGCAGTGAGCCGTGGCAAGGTGGACCTCAAGCCGCTGGCCACGGACCTTATCAGCCGCGGCATGGACGTGAAGGACGCCCTGCTGCAGAAGGTGGAATCCGTGCGGGAAGATGTGCAGGACCTGGCCGCCGAGGCGCGCGCCCGGTCCGATGAACGGAAGGCCTCGCAGCAGGCGGACGCCTAG
- a CDS encoding glycosyltransferase has protein sequence MPNRLRVLVMVLAYNAEKTIVSVLDRIPRSLADHYDISVAVFDDGSRDATWQLAREHLEHFWCPGEALHNPVNQGYGGNQKVGYRYAVEQGYDVVAMVHGDGQYAPERLPELLRPFEDPGVDAVFGSRMLNKRDALKGGMPYYKFLGNMVLTAFQNRLLGTHLSEFHTGYRLYRVSRLAQLPLELNTNNFDFDTEIIMQVVFSGGKIVELPIPTFYGDEVCHVNGLRYAWDVMVTSCKGRLIRMGIFYDPKFFFPQTEVAPRISSFSFPSTSRAVAGMIRQGSTVLDLGCTDSELAEHLRQDKGCTVILCPSQVDLDKELPDDVPWERLDYVLAVDVLEQRDVAEAFLERLRARLTGNETVRVIVGSANVGFFITRFMLLLGQFNYARRGILAFSHKRLFTLGSLSRLLKYAGFRLESRRLMPAPYPRALGNTRLSRVLLRVNRLLLGLLPGLFAYQVLLEVRHTPSSESVLRKAQR, from the coding sequence ATGCCAAACAGGCTTCGTGTTCTTGTGATGGTTCTGGCCTACAATGCCGAAAAGACCATCGTCAGTGTGCTTGATCGTATTCCCCGCAGCCTTGCGGACCACTATGACATTTCCGTGGCCGTCTTTGATGACGGCAGCCGTGACGCCACCTGGCAGCTGGCCCGGGAGCATCTGGAGCATTTCTGGTGCCCCGGCGAGGCCCTGCACAATCCCGTGAATCAGGGCTACGGCGGCAACCAGAAGGTGGGCTACCGCTATGCCGTGGAACAGGGCTATGATGTGGTGGCCATGGTGCACGGCGACGGGCAGTATGCGCCCGAACGCCTGCCCGAGCTGCTGCGTCCCTTTGAGGATCCCGGCGTGGATGCCGTGTTCGGATCGCGCATGCTGAACAAGCGTGATGCCCTCAAGGGGGGCATGCCCTATTACAAGTTTCTGGGCAACATGGTGCTGACTGCCTTCCAGAACCGGCTGCTGGGCACCCATCTTTCGGAATTCCACACGGGCTATCGCCTGTACCGCGTTTCCCGCCTGGCGCAGCTGCCGCTGGAACTCAATACCAACAATTTCGATTTTGATACGGAAATCATCATGCAGGTGGTCTTTTCCGGCGGAAAGATCGTGGAGCTGCCCATCCCTACCTTTTACGGGGATGAGGTCTGCCATGTGAACGGCCTGCGCTATGCCTGGGATGTCATGGTCACGAGCTGCAAGGGGCGCCTCATCCGCATGGGCATCTTCTATGATCCCAAGTTCTTCTTTCCGCAGACGGAAGTGGCCCCTCGGATCAGTTCCTTTTCCTTTCCGTCCACAAGCCGGGCCGTGGCCGGCATGATCCGGCAGGGCAGTACGGTGCTGGATCTGGGCTGCACGGACAGCGAGCTGGCGGAGCACCTGCGCCAGGACAAGGGCTGCACGGTGATTCTCTGCCCGTCACAGGTGGACCTGGACAAGGAACTGCCGGATGACGTGCCCTGGGAGCGTCTGGATTATGTGCTGGCCGTGGACGTGCTGGAGCAGCGCGATGTGGCGGAGGCCTTTCTGGAGCGCCTGCGGGCACGTCTGACAGGAAACGAAACGGTGCGCGTCATTGTGGGCAGTGCCAACGTGGGCTTTTTCATCACGCGCTTCATGCTGCTGCTGGGGCAGTTCAACTATGCCCGGCGGGGCATTCTGGCCTTTTCGCACAAGCGCCTCTTCACCCTGGGGTCATTGTCCCGTCTTCTGAAGTATGCGGGCTTTCGCCTGGAAAGCCGGCGGCTCATGCCGGCTCCCTATCCCCGGGCGCTGGGCAATACCCGTCTTTCCCGTGTGCTGCTGCGGGTCAACCGCCTCTTGCTCGGCCTGCTGCCGGGGCTTTTTGCCTATCAGGTGCTGCTTGAGGTGCGGCATACTCCCAGCTCGGAAAGCGTGCTGCGCAAGGCGCAGCGCTGA
- the acs gene encoding acetate--CoA ligase gives MSQERITTLLTESRSYLPPEHGKTSAWICGQDEADAICRRALEDPLDFWGARASQLIHWYKRWDKVLEADEARHKYRWFTRARLNASFNCIDRHIISGRRNKAALIWQGEKEMDVRCFTYQMLYTEVCRVAHALSSLRVRKGDRVALYMPMIPELVIAMLACARIGAVHTAIFSGYAEGGVRSRIQGAKAKVVITADGVVRAGSIKPLKANLDPILEKCPSVAHVVVVSHAGMGDVKMQPNRDIWWHDLIEDFTLDVDFPCEQMDANDPLFLLHTSGSTGKPTGILHSTGGYLTYAAHTTQWIFDMRDDDVYWCTADMGWITGHTYGVYGPLALGATTMMFEGVPNWPKPDRYWRIVEKFRVNILYTAPTVIRSLMRMGEAWPERYDLRTLRVLGSVGEPINPEAWQWYHKNIGGGELPIVDTWWQTETGGAMISPLPYATRLKPGSATYPLPGIDATVMGSTGRDGEEASPGCRSGHLVIRRPWPGMMLGVFNDEEKYQSYFSRFGVFDSGDGAEIDDDGYFWILGRIDDSINVSGHRLSTAEIEAVLASSQDVAEAAVVPMPHALKGEAIYAYVLLRDEVPWSDDVRKRLRDTVRRDIGALASPEYIQFVEAMPKTCSGKIIRRMLRKIAGNVYDDLGDTTALARPDVLDAIIMGHKNLLLGQHETASFVAEEQSEARAAVS, from the coding sequence ATGTCGCAGGAACGCATCACCACGCTGTTGACGGAAAGCCGCAGTTACCTTCCTCCGGAACATGGCAAAACCAGTGCCTGGATATGCGGCCAGGATGAAGCGGACGCCATTTGTCGTCGTGCCCTTGAAGACCCCCTGGACTTCTGGGGGGCGCGCGCCTCGCAGCTCATTCACTGGTACAAGCGCTGGGACAAGGTGCTGGAGGCCGACGAGGCCCGCCACAAGTACAGATGGTTTACCCGGGCCAGGCTCAATGCGTCCTTCAACTGCATTGACAGGCACATCATTTCCGGCCGCAGAAACAAGGCCGCGCTCATCTGGCAGGGCGAAAAAGAAATGGATGTGCGCTGCTTCACCTATCAGATGCTGTATACGGAAGTGTGCCGTGTGGCGCATGCCCTGAGTTCCCTGCGGGTGCGCAAGGGTGACCGGGTGGCCCTGTACATGCCCATGATTCCCGAACTGGTCATCGCCATGCTGGCCTGCGCCCGCATTGGCGCCGTGCACACGGCCATTTTTTCCGGCTATGCCGAAGGGGGCGTGCGCAGCCGCATTCAGGGGGCCAAGGCCAAGGTGGTCATTACGGCCGACGGGGTGGTGCGTGCCGGCAGCATCAAGCCGCTCAAGGCCAATCTGGACCCCATTCTGGAAAAGTGCCCCTCGGTGGCGCACGTGGTGGTGGTCAGCCATGCGGGCATGGGCGATGTGAAGATGCAGCCCAATCGGGATATCTGGTGGCATGATCTCATCGAGGACTTTACCCTGGATGTGGACTTTCCCTGCGAGCAGATGGATGCCAATGATCCGCTTTTTCTCCTGCATACCAGCGGCAGCACCGGCAAGCCCACGGGCATTCTGCATTCCACCGGCGGCTATCTGACCTATGCGGCCCACACCACCCAGTGGATTTTCGACATGCGCGATGATGACGTCTACTGGTGCACGGCCGACATGGGCTGGATAACCGGCCATACCTACGGCGTCTACGGTCCGCTGGCCCTGGGAGCCACCACCATGATGTTCGAGGGCGTGCCCAACTGGCCCAAGCCTGACCGTTACTGGCGCATTGTGGAAAAATTCCGCGTGAACATCCTCTATACCGCGCCCACGGTGATCCGTTCGCTCATGCGCATGGGCGAAGCCTGGCCGGAACGCTATGACCTGCGTACCCTGCGGGTGCTCGGCTCGGTGGGGGAACCCATCAATCCCGAGGCCTGGCAGTGGTACCACAAGAATATCGGCGGCGGCGAACTGCCCATTGTGGATACCTGGTGGCAGACGGAAACCGGCGGCGCCATGATCAGCCCGCTGCCCTATGCCACCCGGCTCAAGCCGGGGTCCGCCACCTATCCGCTGCCCGGCATCGATGCCACGGTCATGGGCAGCACCGGGCGCGATGGCGAGGAGGCTTCGCCGGGCTGCCGTTCCGGCCATCTGGTCATCCGGCGGCCGTGGCCTGGCATGATGCTGGGCGTTTTCAACGACGAGGAAAAATACCAGAGCTATTTCAGCCGCTTTGGCGTCTTTGACAGCGGCGACGGTGCCGAGATCGACGATGACGGCTATTTCTGGATACTGGGCCGCATTGACGATTCCATCAACGTGTCCGGCCACCGCCTGTCCACTGCCGAAATCGAGGCCGTGCTCGCGTCCAGCCAGGATGTGGCCGAGGCCGCCGTGGTGCCCATGCCCCATGCGCTCAAGGGCGAGGCCATCTATGCCTATGTGCTGCTGCGGGACGAGGTGCCGTGGAGCGACGATGTGCGCAAGCGGCTGCGGGATACGGTGCGCCGGGACATCGGCGCCCTGGCATCGCCGGAGTATATCCAGTTTGTGGAGGCCATGCCCAAGACCTGCTCAGGCAAGATCATCCGCCGCATGCTGCGCAAGATTGCCGGCAATGTGTATGACGACCTGGGCGATACCACGGCGCTTGCCAGACCCGATGTGCTGGACGCCATCATCATGGGCCACAAAAATCTGCTGCTGGGCCAGCATGAAACGGCATCCTTTGTTGCCGAAGAACAGTCGGAAGCCCGGGCAGCAGTCTCCTAG
- a CDS encoding Maf family nucleotide pyrophosphatase produces MGTSSAEAAFPPLFRLAAGLRLVLASHSPRRRQFLREWGLPFTLLAPSCDEPRPLPGEAPAAYACRAARAKVMAARAAEGRRPAGDRRLLLGADTIVALGADILGKPQSAEHAMAMLRRLSGATHEVISAVCLLGPDDEEVTFHDVSRVRFAAWPDAVLAAYVATHEPDDKAGAYAVQGQGAVLVEAVDGSWSTVVGLPVTPLATIMLQRGWMQPAG; encoded by the coding sequence ATGGGTACCTCTTCTGCCGAAGCTGCCTTTCCGCCGCTGTTCCGGCTTGCGGCGGGGCTGCGCCTGGTGCTGGCCTCCCATTCGCCGCGCCGGCGGCAGTTCCTGCGGGAATGGGGCCTGCCCTTTACCCTGCTGGCCCCGTCCTGCGACGAGCCGCGCCCGCTGCCGGGCGAGGCGCCTGCCGCCTATGCCTGCCGGGCCGCCCGGGCCAAGGTCATGGCCGCTCGCGCGGCGGAAGGCCGCCGGCCTGCCGGCGACCGGCGTCTGCTGCTGGGGGCGGATACCATTGTGGCCCTGGGAGCGGACATTCTGGGCAAGCCGCAATCTGCGGAACATGCCATGGCCATGCTGCGGCGTCTTTCCGGGGCTACGCATGAGGTTATCAGTGCCGTCTGTCTGTTGGGGCCTGATGACGAGGAAGTGACGTTTCATGACGTAAGCCGGGTCCGCTTTGCCGCCTGGCCGGATGCGGTGCTGGCGGCCTATGTGGCCACACACGAGCCGGACGACAAGGCCGGGGCCTATGCCGTCCAGGGGCAGGGGGCCGTGCTGGTGGAGGCCGTGGACGGCTCGTGGAGCACCGTGGTGGGACTGCCGGTGACGCCCCTGGCCACCATCATGCTGCAACGGGGCTGGATGCAGCCTGCCGGATAG
- the yfcE gene encoding phosphodiesterase, with protein sequence MRLLIAADLHGSLESLRFLLDRARQWRPDLLVFLGDLVYHGPRNPLPSGYDTLGVLREIGSLDCPVTAVRGNCDAEVDQMLLPFPTVENAWLSVDGLRIFASHGHLLPDRPPLPSRFAPGTVILRGHTHIPRGETLDGLHFWNPGSLSLPKGGSPRTYAEYEEGCFRVLDMQGREVLRHWPRQND encoded by the coding sequence ATGCGTCTGCTCATTGCTGCGGACCTGCACGGTTCGCTGGAAAGTCTGCGTTTTCTCCTTGACCGCGCCCGCCAGTGGCGGCCCGACCTCCTGGTCTTTCTGGGCGATCTGGTATACCACGGCCCGCGCAATCCCCTGCCTTCCGGCTACGATACGCTGGGCGTGCTGCGGGAAATAGGTTCGCTGGACTGCCCCGTCACGGCCGTGCGCGGCAACTGTGACGCCGAGGTGGACCAGATGCTGCTGCCCTTTCCCACGGTGGAAAATGCCTGGCTGTCTGTGGACGGTCTGCGCATTTTTGCCAGCCACGGACATCTGCTGCCGGACCGTCCGCCCCTGCCGTCCCGCTTTGCACCGGGAACGGTCATCTTGCGTGGTCATACCCATATTCCGCGCGGCGAGACGCTGGACGGCCTGCACTTCTGGAATCCCGGCTCCCTGAGCCTGCCCAAGGGCGGTTCGCCGCGAACCTACGCCGAATATGAGGAAGGCTGCTTCCGGGTGCTGGACATGCAGGGCCGGGAAGTGCTGCGGCACTGGCCGCGCCAGAACGACTGA
- a CDS encoding Trm112 family protein: MPIQTEELLQMLACPRCLGALEAVYRGGETAGFACPACAVVYPVRDDIPIMLEEEAIPRQRWDAEQS; encoded by the coding sequence ATGCCCATACAAACCGAAGAACTCTTGCAGATGCTTGCCTGCCCGCGCTGCCTTGGCGCGCTGGAAGCCGTCTACCGCGGCGGGGAAACGGCGGGTTTTGCCTGCCCTGCCTGCGCTGTGGTGTATCCCGTTCGCGATGACATTCCCATCATGCTGGAAGAGGAGGCCATTCCCCGCCAGCGCTGGGACGCGGAACAGTCCTAG
- a CDS encoding heavy metal translocating P-type ATPase → MRFFIVHELSGTTGGRMRVRASRPLSAAEAQEIGSALAAAGLHVQHVSPRVGSLLFFYDDPAMRRRALCCLAARSRAAEAGTSAPLPCGAPHGARREGLAEEAPPPGAMGPLLRFFLVRPFLPVLLRTLSCVLHALPYVRKGLAALAQGRCSVEVLDAAAIGVSLLRRDFRTVTTLTLLLGLGETLEYWTRRHSLDSLAQSLALTVDSVWRLEKGVEQAVPLADIVPGDCVVVRDGGSIPVDGVVVEGEAVVNQSSMTGEPLGVPRSAGASVYAGTVVEQGRLVIRAVQVGDGTRLRQVVRFIEESEALKAGIQGRYERLADMAVPFTFALAALVWLLTRDARRAAAVLLVDYACALRLATPLAVLAAMREGARHGVVIKGGRYLEALSEVDTVVFDKTGTLTSATPRVAEVFAAPGHVRDEVLRLAACLEEHFPHPVARAVVRRAREEGLRHEEEHAQVEYVVAHGVASSLHGRKVRVGSRHYIEHDEGVNLDVMLPVMETQARLGRSLLYLAVDGSIAGLLAVEDPLRPEAPAVLEALRQQGITRLCMLTGDDERTARAVAARLGIEEYRAQVLPTDKAAVIDDLNARGCRVLMVGDGINDAPALSAAHVGVAMCDGADLAREVANVLLTRPDLEGLLLARQLGRATLRRIHTNFVSAMVLNSLFLLGGLTMVLAPGASALLHNLTTLGITLNAMRPHLPSGPAAADTGEGLPVLGEVC, encoded by the coding sequence ATGCGTTTTTTCATTGTCCACGAACTGTCCGGCACCACAGGGGGCAGAATGCGCGTGCGCGCTTCCCGTCCGCTTTCGGCAGCCGAGGCACAGGAGATCGGCAGCGCCCTTGCTGCGGCCGGCCTGCATGTGCAGCACGTCAGTCCACGGGTGGGAAGTCTGCTGTTTTTCTATGATGACCCGGCCATGCGCCGCAGGGCGTTGTGCTGCCTGGCCGCCCGCAGCCGGGCAGCGGAGGCGGGCACAAGCGCCCCCCTGCCGTGCGGCGCACCGCACGGGGCACGCCGCGAAGGACTGGCGGAGGAAGCGCCGCCCCCCGGCGCCATGGGACCGCTGCTGCGCTTCTTCCTTGTGCGGCCGTTCCTGCCTGTGCTGCTGCGCACGCTGAGCTGCGTGCTGCATGCCCTGCCCTATGTGCGCAAGGGCCTTGCCGCTCTTGCGCAGGGGCGCTGCTCGGTGGAGGTGCTGGATGCGGCGGCCATAGGCGTTTCCCTGCTGCGGCGTGATTTTCGTACCGTCACCACCCTGACCCTGCTGCTGGGGCTGGGCGAAACCCTGGAATACTGGACACGGCGCCATTCCCTGGACAGCCTGGCGCAGAGTCTGGCCCTGACGGTGGACAGTGTGTGGCGGCTGGAAAAGGGCGTGGAGCAGGCCGTGCCACTGGCGGACATTGTGCCGGGAGACTGCGTGGTGGTGCGCGACGGCGGCAGCATTCCGGTGGACGGCGTGGTGGTGGAGGGCGAGGCTGTGGTCAATCAGTCCTCCATGACCGGCGAGCCGCTGGGCGTGCCCCGCAGCGCGGGGGCCTCGGTCTATGCCGGCACGGTGGTGGAGCAGGGGCGTCTGGTCATCCGGGCCGTGCAGGTGGGGGACGGCACGCGCCTGCGGCAGGTGGTGCGCTTCATCGAGGAATCCGAGGCCCTCAAGGCCGGCATCCAGGGGCGCTATGAACGTCTTGCGGACATGGCCGTGCCCTTTACCTTTGCCCTGGCCGCGCTGGTCTGGCTGCTGACGCGCGATGCCCGCCGGGCAGCGGCGGTGCTGCTGGTGGACTATGCCTGCGCCCTGCGCCTGGCCACGCCGCTGGCGGTGCTGGCAGCCATGCGCGAGGGGGCGCGGCACGGGGTGGTCATCAAGGGCGGGCGCTATCTCGAGGCGCTGTCCGAGGTGGATACCGTGGTCTTTGACAAGACCGGGACACTGACCAGTGCCACGCCGCGTGTGGCGGAGGTCTTTGCCGCTCCCGGCCATGTGCGCGACGAGGTGCTGCGTCTGGCCGCCTGCCTGGAAGAGCACTTTCCGCATCCCGTGGCCCGTGCCGTGGTGCGGCGTGCCCGGGAAGAGGGCCTGCGCCATGAGGAAGAACATGCCCAGGTGGAATATGTGGTGGCCCACGGGGTGGCCTCGTCCCTGCACGGCCGTAAGGTGCGGGTGGGCAGCCGCCATTACATCGAACATGACGAGGGTGTGAACCTTGATGTCATGCTGCCTGTCATGGAGACACAGGCGCGTCTGGGCCGGTCTTTGCTCTATCTGGCCGTGGACGGCAGCATTGCCGGGCTGCTGGCCGTGGAGGACCCCCTTCGTCCCGAGGCGCCGGCCGTGCTGGAGGCACTGCGGCAGCAGGGCATAACACGCCTGTGCATGCTTACCGGCGATGACGAGCGCACCGCCCGGGCCGTGGCCGCCCGGCTGGGCATCGAGGAATACCGTGCCCAGGTGCTGCCCACGGACAAGGCCGCCGTCATCGACGACCTCAATGCCCGGGGCTGCCGCGTGCTCATGGTGGGGGACGGCATCAATGATGCGCCGGCCCTGTCGGCGGCTCATGTGGGCGTGGCCATGTGTGACGGGGCGGACCTGGCCCGCGAGGTGGCCAACGTGCTGTTGACGCGGCCTGATCTGGAAGGGCTGTTGCTGGCCAGGCAGCTGGGCCGGGCCACATTGCGCCGCATCCACACCAACTTTGTGAGCGCCATGGTGCTCAACAGCCTGTTTCTGCTCGGCGGCCTGACCATGGTACTGGCGCCCGGCGCCTCCGCCCTGCTGCACAATCTGACGACCCTGGGCATCACCCTTAATGCCATGCGCCCGCATCTGCCGTCCGGTCCGGCAGCCGCGGATACCGGGGAAGGGCTGCCCGTCCTCGGGGAGGTCTGCTGA